In Lolium perenne isolate Kyuss_39 chromosome 5, Kyuss_2.0, whole genome shotgun sequence, the sequence ATCTAAAaagtaaacaaagcaaaataaacaagcattcaagatgaacaaTCATAGACGTGTATGCATGCATGATATGCACCTATTAATTTCACACATAGAGGTAGTGTGAAAATATTGTATTAAGTCCTCTCTGATATGTACCATGTTATTAAAGTTTTATGGAATTTTAGCTTGATTAAAAATTACATTTGTTAAAGGTTTACTTAACATATACAACCCTATTAATTAGCTACCGCAAGATTTATGTTTAGCCAAAATATAAACTTGATACTCCTAGATAGGCACAGTAATACAAGAGTAGGGCAATTGAAATTATTCAAAAAtagtttatagaatttgaattataaTCAAAACACTGATTTGAATAAGATTTACAATAGCAAGTTTGTGCACATATCAAAATTTAACATTTATGTTTCCATGGTGATCTACATGTTCTAAGGATTCCAGAGACTACAAAAACATAAAATTTGGACCAGTGGATTATTTGATACAAATTTCATAGTGTAAAAGAGTTAATTTCCCTATTTGATTTATGATACATAATTTACCACAGAACCTATATAGTATTATTTCATAAAAGTGTTCTATAGGTTataagctttccaacgatatGAAATTTGCAAATTTTGGACCTCTGGATGATTTTATAATGAATTTCTAAGTTGGACATGCAATCTGacatttaaattcaaatttaaacacgAGTTTGACTGGATTTGACTCGGCATGATGACTGGACGCTGACACGCGGCGGGATCTGATTggcccgtaccgattcggtaacGGGATGTAATATACGCCGCTAGATCTAGATCGGACGGACGAAAACGAAAGCATCCACTTACCTTGGGTGGTCGCCAACAGTGAGGTCTCCGACGGCTGTTGCGGCTCGATGGTCGACCTCGTCGGTGTTCCGGTGGCATCGGGCGGCGTTGAGGGGGGACTACGGGATGCGACGGCTCGAGGCGGTGGGTTTGTTGGTGGCGGCGCGAGCAATGGGTGGCTAGGGTTGCGGGGAGCGGCGGCCGGAGGTGGCAGATGCCCGCGCTGCTCCGGCGAGCGATTGGCGGCGCGAGGAGGGCTACGGTCTGGGGGAAAAAGAGCGGGGGTCtcggggggtatttatagggggcATGGGCGTGTGCTCCACGGCACGGACGTTGAGGTGGGgtcgtttagggttagggtttggaggAGTCCGGGTCGGCCACGGCGGGAGGTTGAAGACGACGCTGACACGTGGGCCCCGCTGACAGGTGGGTCCCGCCGGTCAgtgaaagagagagagaggaggttcGGTGCGCGGGCTGATTTGCTAGCGGGCTAGGCCGGTGCGGTCGGGCTAGCCAAAATCGGCCGGAccgtttcttttttttttgttcttttctcctcttcttttctgttttatttcaTAACTTTTAATTTAAGGATCCAAATGAGTTCAAATTTGTTTCTAAAAATTTGTAAAAATCATAGGGTTGTTTTACTAAGAGAGACAAGTTTAAAAATCTTTTGAGacgtaaataaaataaaagagcacATATGCTATGGTAACAATTATGtaattagggtttttagggtttgacCAATTAGGGTTTGTTATTTCATTTGACTATCAAATGCATGAGTGATATGAATGCATGATgctttttaaattttgaaaacttgggatgttacaaagacGAACATCACCAAGCcgccaccaccatggattatcacctcCCGTTTCTCATACATCATCACCACGTCGTCGTCCATGAAGATGGCAAACGAGAAGTTGAGCAAAAGTACTCCAAACTATACTCACACATACGTAGACATTGCACTATACTAGCGAGTCATTTATCTATCCGTGTATGTAGATCGAAACAAATACTGTCAACATGAAAGTCATGCGGAATGGTGAGGTGAACCTACTCCTAAAAGGAAATTTCAAATGGTTGAGCGTGTGCGATGAATTTGGCAAAATTCGCTTAAAACTTCATACAGGAAATTGACGATTTACGACCAACGAAACTCGAAACCAATTATGAGAATTGATTTGTAACACCGACACGCATCTTTTTTGTGTACAACTTATTTTGATTCGAACTATGTTTGTGTTGATTTGAGGAGAGGGTGTGTGGAGTAGTGTAAGGAAGAGTACGTGCAGCCGTTGCATGGCGGGAGAATGGGATACACCCGCTAGGAACTGCTGAACTGGGTATTCCTCTAGGACCTGTTCCAGGGGTGCTTTAAAAACCGGTTCATTTGCAGGGTGCTTAAAAAACCAATTCATTTGCAGGGGTGCTTTAAAAACCGGGTGAGCCTAGAAACAGTTTTGTTTCTCCAGCCATGAAAAATGACCCGGCCAGACTACCAAACCCGCCCTACAAGTCTGAGGCAGTGCTAAGTTTTCGGGAAAATTAGTTCTATACCATTAAAAGATCCAGACTTTAGAAAAAATACCACTCAAAGTTTTGTCTTTAGAAacataccacccaaaagctgctcCGTTATAGCTTTGTAGCATCACCGTGAACTCGACGTCAACTATAGTAGAAATATGAATCGATCAGAACATAGGCACCGCCGCACCGGCTGTCTGCTGGCGCCATGCTCCTGCACAGATTGACGCTCTGGTCGTGAGAGATTATCTTTTCCAGGAGCTATCTCCATGCCTTGAAAATTCCCATCCTACTTTTATGTGGTGATTCCTGCTCTAGCAACGACAAAATCGTCCTCAGATCGAATAACGGCCATCCGCCATCCTCCAAATTTGGCTGTCAATGTTCTGCTCTATTTCTCCTTCTAGGTATCTTGGAATATCCTTGCAACAACCGTTCTACCCACCAAGTTTCGTGTGTTCCTTTGCCTTGAACGCGGGGAACGAGAATGGCGTTCGGTTCATGCAGCCATCGGCACCCTGATCCTCCCGGTCGTGGTAGACCTCGCCAAGCCCCAACGCGTGTTCTTTTCTTGAAGCTGGGTGAGTTCGTGTGTTCTGTTCTGGTTAAAATACATTTTTTCTACTCTAGTTGACGTCGAGTTCACGGGGATGGTACAAGCCTATAACAGAGCAGTCTTTGGATGGTATTTTTCTAAAGACAACAGTTTGAGTGGTATTTTTCTAAAGTCTGGATCTTTTAATGGTATAGAACCAATTTTCCCTAAGTTTTCTGTTTCAGGTATTGTCAGACCGTGGTACGCGCACATGATCACATCGAATCTGAGTATCTGACCGTGAATCCGTGATCACCCGGTTCGCGGACGAGCGACACCGAACCAGCCTCTGGCCTCACCAGGCTCGACCCGCGAccgatctgccttcctccctctCCAGCCCGGCGCGATGTTCCTGCGGCGCCTGAGCACGTCCGCCGCCGCGGCcctccgccggcgccgccgcggcgCCAAGGACGACGGCCTCCTACCGGCCCTGCGCGCGGAGATCGCCCACGAGCtctcctcgtccccctcctctTCTCCCCCTTCCCTCCATTCCCAGGTACCCTTCCCCCGCCCCATCCCCCCACCACCGATGCACCGCCCCAATCCAGCGCCACTCACGCACCCCTCCCCATTTCGCAGGACATCAACGACTTCGCCGCCGTGTCGGACGCGCCGCGCGCGCAGGACGTGCTCCTGCGCCGCCGCGGAGGCGGCGACACCGAGGAGGTCCTCGTGTCCGCGCTGCTCGCCCCGCTGCGGTTCGAGGGCGACGAGCCGCTGCCCAGGGACGCGCTCATGAAGGTCTTCGTCAGCAAGCCGGGGGTGGACCCGCTGCTGCGCTTCGACTGCCGCGCGGTTGCGGGCGACGGCGACGCTGCTGCTGGCTACGTTATAACCGCCCTTTCGTATCACGAGTTCCCTGGCGACGGTGGCGACCGCAAGTATGAAGGGCCCGACTTCAGGTAATGTTCCTTGCGTCGCTTGGTTTGAATTTCTGTGGATTTGTTTACTGTGTGTATTGGTTAGAACATAGGAATCGTGAGCTAACGGTGTAGAAAAGAGATTGTGTTGGATTTGAATAGAAAATCAATCCATTGGGATTTGGCAGCACCATTTCTTTGATCCAAAGTGCATTTGTATGCAAAAATGATCGGCATTTTTAGGATGTTTTTTATTGGAATTCCCACGGCAGAAATTCTCATGAATGGTCCAAGGAGGAGCCTGTGCCTTTGTTCACTGAAATTTCTCAATATCTGGATGTAGCTAACTAGCTATAAAAGAGTTGGTTCATATAGTTTCTTGCTGCAAAACCTGTGCTATTAATAACTGCAAGTCTGAAACTCTAGTTGCAGTCTGTGGAGACCACTAGTCTTAGTCCTAAACATAATGACGAGGAAACACTCGCAGTACTTCCATTTCCTTAGATTTCCTTGCGTTAGCTGTAACCATCATCTTATAAAGGAGATTTATCAGGGCTGGGTTGTTGGACAGATAACTGCTTGCATCACAATTTTTGGTTGAATAGTTGCTTTCCTCTCTAATATTCCGATAGCAATTCAGGTATTTAGATATTAGATCCGTGCAGAGGTTGTTGGTCCTTCTTTGTCAAGAAATACTTATGCAATATACATTTGTGCGATTGCTTTGATTTGGGCACCAAATTTAATGATAATACACCCCAAAGCAGATCTATATGAAGGGTGTTGAAGTTTATCTTGTAGGTTACGCCTAACAGTCAAAGATCATTCCCTTACCTAAATTTCTTAAGATTGCTGCTCAGGGTGCAATATTGGATCAAAGCATTAAACTGTTCCTTTAGTTAATACAAATTTGGAAGTAAGATTGCATCAAAAGTACAGAACGAATGTAGTGTTGCACCTGACTGGCCCAGGTCATGTACTTATGTGTACTCCCTGGCATGCAACTTGTGCTACCAATTTGAACCGTTACCTCTGTCCGTTGTGAAGTTCGAGGCACGAGAACATATAGAGATTTCTCGATTGATGGTACGGGTAGAGATCAAAATAGATGGCAAATCACCAGGAATGGCATTGCTTGAATACTTTGCAATTAAATACTGTGAATTAGTGAAGAGTAGGCTGTATTGAATGGGGCAACGTATCGTTTGTGTAGGGATCAAAATAGATGGCAAATCACCAGGAATGGCATCGCTATTTTGatgtaagggctcctttgattcataggaattgcATAGGAATAGTGTAGGATatgaatcctataggaaaatttcCTACACATGTtgattgattcataggaacatatcctataggaactaatcctataggaatcttgtagtgtaaatcctataggaaaaaaacatgaggtcatacctcatggaaaatttcgtttgctacaatcaaacacactttattttcccataggattcaagtagCCCTGACACTCCAATCCTATAATTTTCCTAttcctatgattttcctatcctatgaatcaaaggagccctaaatgaTTAGGTTAAATCAAATTCTTTGGCAAGACTTTTGCTCTATAAATATGGAGGAAATAATTCAGGATATATGAAATCTTATTCATCCATTTGTACTTTGCACCGTTCGTTTGAGCACCTCTTGGGCTGTAACCCATTTGATGCAC encodes:
- the LOC127299894 gene encoding uncharacterized protein At2g39795, mitochondrial, translating into MFLRRLSTSAAAALRRRRRGAKDDGLLPALRAEIAHELSSSPSSSPPSLHSQDINDFAAVSDAPRAQDVLLRRRGGGDTEEVLVSALLAPLRFEGDEPLPRDALMKVFVSKPGVDPLLRFDCRAVAGDGDAAAGYVITALSYHEFPGDGGDRKYEGPDFRDLDPKLQTALKEYLMARGVNSELANSLREHLLQKERVQYVGWLKNLEEMLTKNN